A genomic stretch from Shewanella sediminis HAW-EB3 includes:
- the norW gene encoding NADH:flavorubredoxin reductase NorW → MNLPIVIIGSGFASYQLVKTIRRQDSQQAITVITADSGDDYAKPDLSHVFTKGQSAKDLIKMTADEFASSYDITLLHHSRVESIDRLQKTLLCSGESIAYGQLVLATGAKAFVPPIDGDAADRIITLNGLEEYRSAQAELASAKSVLVIGAGLIGTEIAMDLASSDRRVILTDRAEALLPGLLPDFISSQLFQSLGNQGVKIALGTQVERLQQAGDAISVTLRNGQEYSVDAVVCAAGLKPNIQLAAESALKTNRGIVVNRQLRTSTADIFALGDCAEIEGHLLPFLQPILMSANALAKTLLGQASDVALPPMMVKVKTPRLPIQLSGNTSRADANWQMDANSEGMTARAFDEEKKLIGFVVTGGHMKQAFSLLRELPPTI, encoded by the coding sequence ATGAATCTGCCCATCGTTATTATAGGCAGCGGTTTCGCCTCCTATCAGTTGGTGAAGACGATACGCAGGCAAGATAGCCAACAGGCTATTACTGTGATCACCGCAGATAGTGGTGATGACTATGCCAAACCGGATCTGAGTCATGTGTTTACTAAGGGGCAGTCGGCCAAAGATCTGATTAAGATGACCGCCGATGAGTTTGCCAGTAGCTATGATATCACCCTGTTGCATCATAGCCGGGTCGAGAGCATAGATAGGTTGCAGAAGACCTTGCTCTGCAGTGGCGAATCGATCGCCTATGGGCAACTGGTGCTGGCGACGGGGGCCAAGGCCTTCGTGCCACCCATAGATGGAGATGCGGCAGATCGAATAATCACCCTTAATGGCTTGGAGGAGTATCGGAGTGCTCAGGCGGAGCTTGCGAGTGCCAAGTCTGTGTTGGTGATCGGGGCCGGCCTTATCGGCACCGAAATCGCTATGGATCTGGCCAGCAGCGATAGACGCGTGATATTAACCGACAGAGCCGAAGCTCTGCTTCCGGGCCTGCTACCCGACTTTATCTCTTCGCAACTGTTTCAATCTCTAGGCAATCAAGGGGTGAAGATAGCGTTGGGGACGCAAGTCGAGCGGTTGCAACAAGCCGGAGATGCTATCTCTGTAACGCTGAGAAACGGGCAAGAGTACAGTGTCGATGCCGTGGTATGTGCGGCGGGCCTAAAACCCAATATTCAGCTGGCGGCTGAGAGCGCGCTTAAAACCAATCGCGGCATAGTGGTGAATCGACAGCTGCGAACCTCGACTGCGGATATTTTTGCCCTGGGAGACTGCGCCGAAATAGAGGGGCATCTGCTGCCATTTCTGCAGCCGATATTGATGAGCGCCAATGCCCTGGCTAAAACCTTACTCGGTCAGGCCAGCGATGTGGCATTGCCGCCTATGATGGTTAAGGTGAAAACGCCACGTCTGCCTATACAGCTAAGTGGCAACACGAGCCGTGCCGACGCCAATTGGCAGATGGATGCAAACAGTGAGGGGATGACGGCCAGAGCCTTCGATGAGGAGAAAAAGCTGATTGGCTTCGTCGTGACCGGCGGTCATATGAAGCAGGCGTTTTCGCTGTTGCGTGAGCTTCCGCCGACGATTTAA